In Streptomyces longhuiensis, the following proteins share a genomic window:
- a CDS encoding ABC transporter substrate-binding protein gives MSRTVRAITATVAALLLATACNSAATGNSPDSKGSSVRGVTDDAIKVGGIVSMTTASGYSKKDTDLGARARFARANAEGGINGRKIDYLGAEDDGQDPAKNLAAARKLVQQDKVFAISPMSSVTFSGADFLQKQKVPTFGWGTIPSFCGPTYIYGFGGCMVPMPGGTISQTWPEGLKQVTHGAKGKTVAILANDNDAGTFAIRTYKQSFASAGYKVTFAKSSVPATSVPSDWSAYTKEILRSDGGKAPDIVVSVMQTPYNIGLFTAAKRSGYRGVLTDPTDYDPGLLAKSATKEALDGVHILLTFEPFETRSAAMKQFKADIKKASGGKDVPLNMHMMTGYMSADLFLSIAQKAGRNLTVASFQKAANGFSDTGTMVGDRALPKGQKESFGCGALVQLKNGAYRVSSPFKCYEPIPFK, from the coding sequence GTGTCGCGAACTGTCCGCGCCATCACCGCCACTGTGGCGGCACTGCTGCTCGCCACCGCCTGCAACTCCGCGGCAACCGGCAACTCCCCTGACAGCAAGGGGAGTTCGGTACGCGGAGTGACGGATGACGCCATCAAGGTCGGCGGCATCGTCTCCATGACGACCGCCAGCGGCTACAGCAAGAAGGACACCGACCTCGGCGCGCGGGCCCGCTTCGCCCGCGCCAACGCCGAGGGCGGGATCAACGGCAGGAAGATCGACTACCTGGGCGCGGAGGACGACGGCCAGGACCCGGCCAAGAACCTCGCCGCGGCCCGCAAACTCGTCCAGCAGGACAAGGTGTTCGCGATCTCGCCGATGAGTTCGGTCACCTTCTCCGGCGCCGACTTCCTCCAGAAGCAGAAGGTCCCCACGTTCGGCTGGGGCACGATCCCGTCCTTCTGCGGACCCACCTACATCTACGGCTTCGGCGGCTGCATGGTCCCGATGCCCGGCGGCACCATCTCGCAGACCTGGCCCGAGGGCCTCAAGCAGGTCACGCACGGCGCCAAGGGCAAGACCGTCGCCATCCTCGCCAACGACAACGACGCGGGCACCTTCGCCATCCGCACCTACAAGCAGAGCTTCGCGTCCGCCGGATACAAGGTCACCTTCGCCAAGTCGTCGGTGCCCGCGACCTCGGTGCCGAGCGACTGGTCGGCGTACACCAAGGAGATCCTGCGCAGCGACGGCGGCAAGGCGCCCGACATCGTCGTCTCCGTCATGCAGACCCCGTACAACATCGGCCTGTTCACCGCCGCCAAGCGCTCCGGGTACCGCGGCGTCCTCACCGACCCGACCGACTACGACCCGGGGCTGCTCGCCAAGAGCGCGACGAAGGAAGCGCTCGACGGGGTGCACATCCTGCTGACCTTCGAGCCCTTCGAGACGCGCTCGGCGGCGATGAAGCAGTTCAAGGCGGACATCAAGAAGGCGTCGGGCGGGAAGGACGTGCCGCTCAACATGCACATGATGACCGGCTACATGTCCGCCGACCTGTTCCTCTCCATCGCGCAGAAGGCCGGCCGGAACCTCACCGTCGCCTCCTTCCAGAAGGCCGCGAACGGGTTCTCCGACACCGGCACGATGGTCGGCGACCGCGCCCTGCCCAAGGGGCAGAAGGAGTCGTTCGGCTGCGGCGCACTCGTCCAGCTCAAGAACGGCGCGTACCGCGTCTCGTCACCCTTCAAGTGCTACGAGCCCATCCCGTTCAAGTAG